The nucleotide window TGCGCCCGCCCGGCGAGCAGGACAGCTCTGTCCGCAGGAGCCGCACGTCGAAGGTGTGGGACGAGGCGGTGAAGCGCGTCGCCGAGATGTGGGGCAACGAGTTCGAGGCGGTGGTGCGGCCGCTGGAGGAGCTGCCCGGGCGCCGGCTCGGCGCGATCGGCTCGGCGCTGCGGCGGCTGGCGGTGGTGTGCGGCGAGTGGGCCACCGCCGCGGACGCCCGCACCCAGCAGCTCGAGGTGAAGTCCCGCCAAGTGCGGGCCGACGTGCAGGCCGCGCTCGATGTGTGCCAGGCGGGCAGCGGCACGTTCAGCTTCTTCGGCGGCCGGTCTGGTCGCAGCATGCGGCACTTCCTGGACCAGCTCCGGGCGTTCACCCGAATCCGGCTCCAGGAGGACCTGGCGGACGCGACCGCCAAGTTCTACCGCGCGCTGCGCACGAAGGTGGACGAGCGGGTCAGTGAGCTGGGGTACTGCCGCACCCGGCTGGACGTGCTGCTCGCCACCCTGGAGTGCCCGATCGCGAACCTGCCTGTGTCCTCGGACACCCCCGTGGCGGCGATGTCCGAGGAAGCACTTCAGCAGACGCTGCATCCCACGAACACACTCAACGTGGTGCTGCCGTCGGGCGAGACGCATCTCGACCGGTCCGCGCGGCGGGTTGTCAAGTCGATGAAGCCGGACGACGTGCTGCGGCTGGAGATCGCGCTCCAGAAGCTGGTGCTGGAGCCGCGCGGCGGGCTGACCGCGCTGTGCCTACTGAACGCCGACATGAGCCGCACCCTCGTGGCCCCCATCGTCGAGCAGACGACGGCGTTCCTGAGCGAGTTGCTGCCCGTCACGGACGTGACGGAGGTGGAAGTGTCCACGTCGCGGGCGCGGAAGGCGGACCTGCCGACGCGGATCCGCGACTACTATGCCCGCGCCGTCCCGCCGTGCGGCTCGGACGCGGGGGCGCAGTCGTTCGTGCTCGTTCCCGACAGCGAGTCCGGAAAGGCGTTCGCGGGGCTGGTCAAGAAGGCCGTCCCGAGCGCCCTGATGATTCCGGTGAGCGGGTCCGCGACGGACCTGATGTTCTGCCGCGAGCGCACCAACCTGCTGCCGACGGAACTGGCCGAGTTGCTGGCCGTGTGCCAGCCGGCCTATTACCAGTCGCTGGCCGCACCACAAACCGCCCCGCACGCCCGCTTCGATGTGACCGAATGGCTGCCATTAAGCGAGTAGCCGAAGAGTCTCAGGTCCACAAATCTTGTGTGGTCTCAGGTCCACAAGTCGCAAGTCCCAAGTCGGAGGCACTGATTGCGGCCTTCGACTTGGGACTTGCGACTTGTGGACCTGAGACCACTCAAGATTTGTGGACCTGAGACTGCGATCACGCTCCGCCGAACGCGAGGCCCGGTTTGGGCGGAACCTCTGGCGTGATGGTCGGTTCCGGCTGCGGCACCGGCGCGGCGGCGACCGGTTTCGGCGTTTCCGGACGCAGGTCCGCCACGGACACGCCGTTCATCAGCTTCTCCACCTCCGCCCGGTCGATCTCCTCGTGCAGCAGCAGGGCGTCGGCCAGCAGGTCGAGCTTGTCGCGGTGCGTCTTCACCAGTTCCGTCGCCCGGTTCTCGGCGTCGCTGAGGATGCGCTGGATCTCCTCGTCGATCAGCCGCGCGGTGCCCTCGCTGTACGCCCGGGACTCCGTGATCTCCTTGCCCAGGAAGACGTGCTCCTCGCCCTGCTGGTGGTACACCGGGCCGACCCGGTCGCTCATGCCGAACTGGGTGACCATCACCCGGGCGACGCGGGTCGCCTGCTTGAGGTCGCCCACCGCCCCCGAGAGCGGCTCGCCGAGCACCAGCTTATCCGCGGCCCGCCCGCCCATCGACATCACCAGCATCGCGCTCAGCTCGCTCTGCGAGTAGTCCACCCGCTCCTCGTCCTGCTGGAACATCGTCACCCCGCCGGCGCGGCCGCGCGGGATGATGGACACCCGGTCCAGCGCCTGCATCCCGGACGGCATCAGGTATGCGCACAGGGCGTGCCCGGCCTCGTGGTACGCGGTGCGCCGCTTCTCCTTATCCGAGTACGGCTCCTCGCGCTGGCTGCCGAGCCGGACGCGGTCCGCCGCGCGGTCGAAGTCGATCTGCTCGATCTTGTTGCGGCCCGCCCGCACAGCGAGCAGCGCCGCCTCGTTGCACAGGTTCTTCAGTTCGGCTCCGCTCATGCCCACCATGCTGCGGGCGATCCGCTCCAGGTCCGCCTTGTCCGACAGCGGCTTGTTCCGGGTGTGGACCTTCAGGATCTCGAGCCGGCCCTTCCACGACTGCCGGTCCACGGTGATGTGCCGGTCGAACCGGCCCGGGCGCAGGAGCGCGGCGTCGAGCACGTCCGGGCGGTTGGTCGCGGCCATCACGATGACCGTTTCCGACGGCTGGAACCCGTCCATCTCGCTCAGGATCTGGTTGAGCGTCTGCTCCCGCTCGTCGGACCCGCCCCCGTACCCGGCGCCGCGCATCCGGCCCACGGCGTCGATCTCGTCAATGAAGATGACGCACGGCGAGTGCTCCTTCGCGGTGCGGAACATGTCCCGCACGCGCGACGCGCCCACCCCGACGAACATCTGGATGAACTCGCTGCCGCTGATGGCGAAGAACGGCACGTTGGCCTCGCCCGCGACGGCCTTGGCGAGCAGCGTCTTGCCGGTGCCCGGGGGGCCGACCAGCAGCACCCCCTTCGGCACGGTGGCGCCGACGCGGGTGAACTTCGCAGGGTCCTTGAGGTAGTCGACCATCTCGGTCAGCTCGCGCTTGGCCGACTCCATGCCGGCCACGTCCTCGAACGTGACCCGGCCCTTGCCCTTTTCGTACCGCTTCGCGGGGCTGCGGATGTAGTTGTTGATGAACCCGCCGCCCATCGGGTCGCGGAGCCGCGGCAGGAAGAACACCACGAACACCATGACCAGGCCGAAGACGATGAGGAGCTGCAGCAGGAGCGGCCCGAGCCACGGGGTCGGCTCGTCGCGGCGGTTGATGACCACCCGCTCCGGTTCGGCCTGGCTGGGGGCGGCCTTCTTCAGTTCCTCGCGGTACTTCTGGTCCGCCTTCTCGATCTCGGCGGTGAGGGGGCGCTGGTCGTTCGAGTGCGGCAGGTTGACCGCGAACCGCCCGGTCTTGCCCAGCTCGAGCTTCTTGGCGGCGGCGGAATCCGGGTCCCGGACCTCGCCCTCGGCCCGGTCCGGCCCGAGCAGCGTGACCGACTTCAGTTGCCCGGAGTCCATCAGGTCGCGGAACTTCGAGTAGTCGATCTCGCGCGCGTTGTTTTTGAACGCGATGAACGCGAACGCGATCACGCCGAGCACGACCAGTGCGATCCACCCGCCGGGCAAGAGCGGGTTAGCACGCCTCGTGCCGGGCTGCGACCCGCCGGGGCCGCTGCTGTTCGGGGTCGGGTCGTTCGGCTCGGCCATCGTATGCCCTCAAGCGCGAGAGGAGAGCCCGCGCGGCGCGGTTCGGAATGTGAGGTATTGTACGGCGGATCGTGAGGGGAAGTGAACTCTTCGCGCCAAACCTCGTTCGGCGCGGAACACCCCGTGTGGCCACACTCAGGCCATACGTGAGAAATTACGTTATCCGACCTAACGACACAATTAGAGCAGGCGAGTAGTAGTTGCAATTACCCGTAGAAGCTGCTGACCTTTTCTTCCGATCGAGTCACTTGCCGCTCCCACCAGATCCAAATTGACGGTTCGGGATCGTGGCACTGGGCTCCGGTCGTGGCGCTATGAACGCCACGACCGGGTGTGGCCGTCACGCTTGCCCGCCTTCTTCCTGCTTCGGTTCTTCGGGCTTCGTTTCCTGAGCCTTCGGCTCCTCCTTCGGGGCCTCCGGCTTCTTCTCGGGCTCCGGCGGCTTGAAAAACGCCAGAAGCTCACCGAAGGTGTTGAGCGCAGCCTTGCCGGCCTTCTTCTCGGGCGTCAAGTTCGGCAGCGGCTTCGGCTTGCCGGGCTTCTTCGGCGGCTCGGGCGGTGCGGCCTCTTGGGGCTGGGGGGGCGTCACGTTCGGTGCCGGGGTGCGGTTGCCGTACCGCTGCTGCCCCTGGCCCGCGCCCGCCCCTTGCCGCGGCTGGAACCCGCCCTGACGTTGGGGCGGCCGGTACCCGCCGCGGTCCTCGCGCGGTGCGGGTCGCTCTTGCGCGGGTTGCGGCGCCGGCTGCGGGCGCGGCGGCCGTTCGCCCCGGGGCTCGCGCGGCGGGGCGTCGGGGCGCCCCCCGCGGCCGCGGTCGGGCTGGCGCCGCTCCTGCCCCGGCTGGATCATGGAGAGCGAGATCTTCTTCTCGCCCGCCTTCACCTCCATCACCCACACCGTCACCACGTCGCCCACCGACACCACGTCGTACGGCGACTTGATGTAGCGGTTGGCCATCTGGCTGATGTGAACCAACCCGCTCTCCTTCAAGCCGATGTCCACGAACGCCCCGAACGGCACCACGTTCAGCACGGTGCCCTTCAGCTCCATGCCCTGGGTGATGTCCTCCAGGCGGAGTACGCCGGTCTTGAAGATCGGCGGCGGCAGGTCCTCGCGCGGGTCGCGGCCGGGGCGCGCCAGCGACGCGAAGATGTCGTCCAGCGTCGGCTCGCCGGCGCCCAGCTTGGCCGCCATCTCGGGCAGGTCGGTCGCGTTCAGCTTCGCCCGCAGCTCCTGCACCTTCTCCCGGCTGCGGAGGTCGTCCGGGGTGAACCCGAAGTCCGCGAGCGCCTTGCGGGCGACCTCGTAGCTCTCCGGGTGGATCCAGGTGCTGTCGAGCGGGTCCGCGCCGTCCGGCAGCTTGAGGAACCCGGCCGCCTGGGTGAACCGCTTCTCGCCCAGACCCGGCACCTGAAGGAGTTGCTCGCGGTTCGCGAACGGCCCGTTCTTCTCGCGGTAGTTCACGATCTCGCGGGCGACGAGCTGGTTCAGGCCCGACACGTGCCGCAGCAGGGGCACGCTGGCGGTGTTGAGGTCCACCCCGACCTGGTTCACGCTCGACTCGATGACCCCTTCGAGCGACTCCTTGAGGAACTTCGGCTTCACGTCGTGCTGGTACAGCCCGACGCCGATGTGCTGCGGGTCGATCTTCACCAGTTCCGCGAGCGGGTCCTGTAGCCGGCGGCCGATGCTGATGGTGCCGCGGGTGGTAGCGTCGAGGTCCGGGAACTCCTCGCGGGCCACGGGGCTGGCGGAGTAGTCGCTGGCGCCGGCCTCGATCACGATGACGTAGGCGAGGTCGGCGGGCGCCTCCGGCAGCCCGTCGAGCGAGATCGGCGGGGCCGCGGGGGGCGGGGGGGGCGCCACCGGCACGGACGCGGTGACCGGCGCCCCGGTGGTGAGCGTCTCGCCGGCGGCCGGCGGCGTCTCAACGTGCGTCGCGGCCGGGGCCAGCGGCGCGGTCCCGTCCGGGGTCAGCGACACCGACAGCGTCAGCGACTCGCTCGGGAGCGTCGGGGCGTCCGAATCCAGGGTGACCGCGGCCGGCGCCGGCGCCGCTTCGGCGGGCACCGGAACGGCCTCGGCGGCCACCGGCGCGGGCGCCGGCGTGTCGCTCGACACGGTGACCGACTGCGGCGCCTCGGGAACCGGGTTCAGCCGCCGGTGGACGAACTCGGCGATCAGGTCGGCGACCAGTTGTTCGCTGTCGCGGCACCCGGTCCCGTTGCCGATCGCGATGACCGAGATCTGGTACTTGCGGATGAGCTGCTCGAGCTTCCGCTTGGCATCGCCGGCCTGCTTCTGGTTGTGCGGGTAGATGACCGCGTCTTCGAGCAGCTTGCCGGTCTCGTCGAGGGCGGCGAGCTTGCACCCGGTCCGGATCCCCGGGTCGATCGCGAGCACCTTTTTGCCCCGGAGGGGCGGCTGGAGCAGCAGGCTGCGGAGGTTCTTGGCGAACACCATCACCGCGTGCTCTTGCGCGCGGTCCGTCAGCTCCCGGCGCACCTCGCGCTCGAGGCTCGGCCGCAGCAGCCGCTCGAGCGCGTCCTTGGCGACCTCGAGCAAGAGCCCGCGGTGCGGGTGCTCGGCGAGGTTCAGGTGGTAGGTGGTGATCTCCAGCCCGCGCACCGGGTCGGTGTCGACCCGCACCTTGAGCACGTTCCCCTTCTCGCCGCGGTTGATGGCCAGCACGCGGTGCGGCGGGATCTCCTTCACCGGCTCGCGGAAGTCGAAGTACGGCTCGTACTCCTTCCCTTTGCCCTCCGCGACGCTCTCGTTGCGGACCGACACCAGCACGCCGGTGTCCCAGGTGAAGGCGCGGAGCGGCCCGCGCACGTCGGCGCTGTCGGCGACCATGTCCGCGAGGATGTTGCGGACGCCGGCCATCACGTCGTCGGTGTTTAGCAGCCACTTGTCGGGGTCGACGAGCCCCTGCACCACCTCGTCGAGCTTCTCGACGGCGGGGTCGCGGTGGAAGATGGCCTCGGCCAGCGGCCCGAGCCCTTTCTCGCGGGCCTCGGTGGCGAGCGACTTCTTTTTCGGCTTGAACGGCAGGTACAGGTCTTCGAGCCGCTTCGGCGACTCGGCGCCCAGCACCGCCCGCACGAGGTCGTCGTTCAGCTTGCCCTGGAACGCGATGCTCTTGAGGATGGTGCGCTTGCGGTCGGTCAGCGCGCGGAGCGCCGCGACCCGGTCCTGGATGCGGCGGATGACGTCCTCGTTCAGCCCGCCGGTCCGCTCCTTGCGGTACCGGGTGATGAACGGCACCGTGTTGTCGTCGTCGAGCAACTGGACCACGGCCTCGACCTGCGCCTTGCGGATCTGCAGATCCTGCGCGATCCGCGAGAGGTCGTGCGGCTGCGGCGAGGGCGGCACCTCGGGAACGGGCTGAGCGGGTTCGCGCGAGGGCGGCGGCGGCGCGACCTCTTCCGGCACGGCGTCGGCGGCCGCGGCGTCCGCGGCCCCTTCGACCACCGGCGCCGCGCCTTCGGGCGCGGTAATCTCGCCGGCCGGCGGCGCCGGTTCGGCGGACGCGACCGGCGCCGTTTCGGCGTCACCCGGTGTTGCGGTTGGCGTTTCGGGCAGCGGTGCGGTCGGCGAGTCAGACGCGTTCGAGGTCGGGTCGGACGGGGTCATGTTGCGAGCGTCCTGGGGACAGCGGGGCGGCTCCGGCGGCGGAGTCGGGACGATTCACCCGCCACGCGGGTTCGCGCGGCGGGCCGGTTCGCGCCTGAAGAAAACGAGGCGTTCACGGGAAATGATTACGGGCGGGTCCGAGGTGCGTCAAGGAACCCGTGACCGAACCGTCGGGCAAAGTGTGAAACGCGTCGGCCGTTCCGCGCTTCACGGCGCGCGTCAGTTCGGGTCCAACCCGACTTCAATCGTTTCAAGTTCCAGGTTCCAAGTTCCGCGCGAACCTGAAGGCACACGAATGGGCCGGAGCTTGTGCCGCACGGGTTCTCAACTTGGAACGACTGGAATTGGTATCACACCGCGCCGAGCAGTTCCTTAAGGATGTTGTTCGCCGGGTAACTGTGCCCGAGGTGCTGCCGGAACCCTTCCGCGAACGCCACGCCGGCGGCGGCCCCCTGCGCCGCCCCCCACTCGCGCATCGAGTCCACCAAGTTGTCGACCCCGTGGTGCTTCCGCAGCCACGCCCGCTGGCTCTCGTGGCACTCCAGCATCCGCCCCTTGTCCGCGATCACCGACGAAATGTCGATCCGGAACGCCGGCTTGATCGGCTGCCCGAACGCGTCGCGGCCCTCGAGCGGGTCGCAGTAGAACAGGTGCGGGATGTGCGCGACGGGCGGGTGCAGGTGCCGCCCGTGAAGGAAGTTGGGGATCGGGGCTGCGAACGTGGCCGCCCGCACCAACTTGCTCGTCTGCTCGTGGTCCAGGTGGTAGTCGTCCGGGCTGTGCGTGAACACCACCGCCGGCGCCACCGCGTTGATGAGCCGCACCACCTTCTCCAGCGCCGGCTCGTTGTACACCACCCTCAGGTCACGCTCCTCAAGGCAATGGTACGCTGCCCCAATTGCGTTGGCCGCGGCCCGCCCCTCGCCCCGGCGGATGCGGGCGATCTCTTCGGGCGTGTGCTCTGCGGAGCCGCAGTCGCCCGGGGTCATGGTGGCCACGTGGACCGTCCAGCCGTGCTCCTTGTGGAGCCGGACGAGGGTGCCGGCGCAGAGGAATTCGGCGTCGTCGGGGTGCGCGAGAACGGCGAGCGCGGTGCGGTTCATGTCGGGTGAGTCGTGCAAATGGGCAGGTGGGGTGTGGTGAGATGAGTGTTGTACGAACCGCGGGCCGCGGAGGTGACCCCGCGGCCCGCTGGCGTGCTTCGGTGTTCGCCTTTTACGGCTGATGCGGTTGCTCTTGCGGCGTCGCACCCGGCTGCGGCGCCCCGCCGGCCGCGATGCCCGCCGGCTGCTTGCGCGACACGCCCTGCTTCTGCCGCACCGACTCCTTCATCGCGTCACTCACCCACGGCCCGCCGTCCGGGGCCGTCGACCCGACGAACGGGGACGAGAAGCTCTGACCGGACACGTTCTCGACCACGTACCACTTCAGCTCCTCGCGGTTCCCGCTGGGCCACAGCGGGTCCGCTTCCACCCGCGGCTCCTCGGGGCGCGGGTCCGGCTTGTCGTCGGGCTTGCGGGTCCGCTGCCGCTCCTCCCACTGCTTGAGTTCCGCGGCCCACTGCTTGCGGCGCTGGTCCAGTTGGGCCTGGTACCACTTGTCCTGCATGGGGAAGGGCAGGCTCAGGAACGGCACCACCGACTGCGACCCGCCGGCCAGCCGGTCGGCGTACTCGCGCACCCGCTCGTCGTCCTGCACCAGCAGCCGCTGGTACGCCATCTCGAACTCGCACGTCTCCTCTTCGGTCCGGTCGGACCGCTCGGGGCGGTGGAAGGTGGGGTTGGCACGCAGCACCTCTTTCCACTGGGCCAACCCGTTCCCGTACAACTGGATGGCGAGCGGCGGGTTACCGATTTTGCGGGCCTGCTCGGCCTTGTAGAGCGTCTTGCGCGCGGCCACCGTCTCCCGCTTCTGCTCGGCGTTGGCCGCGGCGACGAAGTACGGGAAGTTGGTCACCTGCCGGTTCGAGGCGTAGTAGTCGAGGGCGGTCTTGGCCACGTACCGCTTGCGCAGGTCCTCGTCGTTGTACTGGTCCTGGGTCAGGTCGCCGGGGATCGAGCCCGGGTCGGTGGCCTGCGCCCGGAGT belongs to Gemmata obscuriglobus and includes:
- the ftsH gene encoding ATP-dependent zinc metalloprotease FtsH, whose product is MAEPNDPTPNSSGPGGSQPGTRRANPLLPGGWIALVVLGVIAFAFIAFKNNAREIDYSKFRDLMDSGQLKSVTLLGPDRAEGEVRDPDSAAAKKLELGKTGRFAVNLPHSNDQRPLTAEIEKADQKYREELKKAAPSQAEPERVVINRRDEPTPWLGPLLLQLLIVFGLVMVFVVFFLPRLRDPMGGGFINNYIRSPAKRYEKGKGRVTFEDVAGMESAKRELTEMVDYLKDPAKFTRVGATVPKGVLLVGPPGTGKTLLAKAVAGEANVPFFAISGSEFIQMFVGVGASRVRDMFRTAKEHSPCVIFIDEIDAVGRMRGAGYGGGSDEREQTLNQILSEMDGFQPSETVIVMAATNRPDVLDAALLRPGRFDRHITVDRQSWKGRLEILKVHTRNKPLSDKADLERIARSMVGMSGAELKNLCNEAALLAVRAGRNKIEQIDFDRAADRVRLGSQREEPYSDKEKRRTAYHEAGHALCAYLMPSGMQALDRVSIIPRGRAGGVTMFQQDEERVDYSQSELSAMLVMSMGGRAADKLVLGEPLSGAVGDLKQATRVARVMVTQFGMSDRVGPVYHQQGEEHVFLGKEITESRAYSEGTARLIDEEIQRILSDAENRATELVKTHRDKLDLLADALLLHEEIDRAEVEKLMNGVSVADLRPETPKPVAAAPVPQPEPTITPEVPPKPGLAFGGA
- a CDS encoding PIG-L deacetylase family protein produces the protein MNRTALAVLAHPDDAEFLCAGTLVRLHKEHGWTVHVATMTPGDCGSAEHTPEEIARIRRGEGRAAANAIGAAYHCLEERDLRVVYNEPALEKVVRLINAVAPAVVFTHSPDDYHLDHEQTSKLVRAATFAAPIPNFLHGRHLHPPVAHIPHLFYCDPLEGRDAFGQPIKPAFRIDISSVIADKGRMLECHESQRAWLRKHHGVDNLVDSMREWGAAQGAAAGVAFAEGFRQHLGHSYPANNILKELLGAV
- a CDS encoding helix-hairpin-helix domain-containing protein; amino-acid sequence: MTPSDPTSNASDSPTAPLPETPTATPGDAETAPVASAEPAPPAGEITAPEGAAPVVEGAADAAAADAVPEEVAPPPPSREPAQPVPEVPPSPQPHDLSRIAQDLQIRKAQVEAVVQLLDDDNTVPFITRYRKERTGGLNEDVIRRIQDRVAALRALTDRKRTILKSIAFQGKLNDDLVRAVLGAESPKRLEDLYLPFKPKKKSLATEAREKGLGPLAEAIFHRDPAVEKLDEVVQGLVDPDKWLLNTDDVMAGVRNILADMVADSADVRGPLRAFTWDTGVLVSVRNESVAEGKGKEYEPYFDFREPVKEIPPHRVLAINRGEKGNVLKVRVDTDPVRGLEITTYHLNLAEHPHRGLLLEVAKDALERLLRPSLEREVRRELTDRAQEHAVMVFAKNLRSLLLQPPLRGKKVLAIDPGIRTGCKLAALDETGKLLEDAVIYPHNQKQAGDAKRKLEQLIRKYQISVIAIGNGTGCRDSEQLVADLIAEFVHRRLNPVPEAPQSVTVSSDTPAPAPVAAEAVPVPAEAAPAPAAVTLDSDAPTLPSESLTLSVSLTPDGTAPLAPAATHVETPPAAGETLTTGAPVTASVPVAPPPPPAAPPISLDGLPEAPADLAYVIVIEAGASDYSASPVAREEFPDLDATTRGTISIGRRLQDPLAELVKIDPQHIGVGLYQHDVKPKFLKESLEGVIESSVNQVGVDLNTASVPLLRHVSGLNQLVAREIVNYREKNGPFANREQLLQVPGLGEKRFTQAAGFLKLPDGADPLDSTWIHPESYEVARKALADFGFTPDDLRSREKVQELRAKLNATDLPEMAAKLGAGEPTLDDIFASLARPGRDPREDLPPPIFKTGVLRLEDITQGMELKGTVLNVVPFGAFVDIGLKESGLVHISQMANRYIKSPYDVVSVGDVVTVWVMEVKAGEKKISLSMIQPGQERRQPDRGRGGRPDAPPREPRGERPPRPQPAPQPAQERPAPREDRGGYRPPQRQGGFQPRQGAGAGQGQQRYGNRTPAPNVTPPQPQEAAPPEPPKKPGKPKPLPNLTPEKKAGKAALNTFGELLAFFKPPEPEKKPEAPKEEPKAQETKPEEPKQEEGGQA